The following proteins are co-located in the Gossypium hirsutum isolate 1008001.06 chromosome A02, Gossypium_hirsutum_v2.1, whole genome shotgun sequence genome:
- the LOC107952176 gene encoding uncharacterized protein, whose amino-acid sequence MLNYVKFMKDILSRKRQVREFEIVALTEGCTTMLTNKLPPKLKDPGSFTIPCSIGNKYVGKTLFNLGARINLMPMSVFKTLGIGKARPTTMTLKLADQSCAHREDKIKDVLVKVDKFIFPADFFVLDCEVDKDVPISLGRPFLK is encoded by the coding sequence ATGCTGAACTATGTCAAGTTTATGAAAGATATACTTTCAAGGAAAAGACAAGTTAGAGAATTTGAAATAGTCGCACTCACTGAAGGGTGCACTACTATGCTAACAAATAAATTGCCTCCAAAGTTGAAGGACCCAGGAAGCTTCACAATACCTTGCTCAATTGGTAACAAATATGTTGGGAAGACCTTGTTCAATTTAGGAGCGCGTATAAACCTTATGCCCATGTCTGTGTTCAAAACGCTAGGAATTGGTAAAGCAAGACCTACCACTATGACCTTGAAACTGGCAGATCAATCATGTGCACACCGAGAAGATAAAATCAAAGATGTCCTGGTAAaggtagataaatttattttccctGCTGATTTCTTTGTATTAGACTGTGAAGTTGACAAAGATGTGCCTATTAGTTTGGGTAGACCTTTCTTGAAATAG